DNA sequence from the Rattus rattus isolate New Zealand chromosome 2, Rrattus_CSIRO_v1, whole genome shotgun sequence genome:
ttttcttttttatatttttattggatattagatatttttatttacatttcaaatgttaaccccatTTCCACccataaaccccatatcccaatcctcccttcttctataaaagtgttcccccacccatccacccaccttttcctgcctccctgccctgacattcacctacaccgGGAGTCCAGCTTTGATAAgaccattgatgcccaacaaggacatcctctgctaaatatgcagctggagccatgggtctgtccatgtgtactctttggatggtggtttagtccctgggagctctgcttgattggtattgttgtttttatggggttgcaatccccttcagatccttcaatcctttctcttactcctccaatggggaccccattctcagttcagtggttgactgtgagcatttgccgctgtatttgtcatgttctggacaagcctctcagaagacagctataccagactcctgtaagcatgcacttcttggcatcagcaatgctgtctgggtttggtggattatgtatgggctggattcccaggagtggcagtctctggatggccattccttcactctctgctccaaattttgtctctgtatctcctcctatgaatatttttgtttcccccttctaagaagtactgaagcatctacactttggtcatcctacttcttgagcttcatgtggtctatggattataccttgggtaatctgagcttttgggctaatatccacttaacaataagtgcatatcatgtgtgttttttctacccaatgataacttggtcacggaggaagtaaagaaagaaattaaagactttttagaatttaatgaaaatgaaggcattacatacccaaacttatgggacacaatgaaagcagagctaagaggaagactcatagctctgagtgcctccaaaaagaaacaagagagcatacactagcagcttggcagcacacataaagctctaaaacaaaaagaagcaaatacagccaagaagagtagacagcaagaaataatcaaactcggggctgaaatccaccaagtagaaacaaaaagaaatttctgttTAATCATCCTGtcctttttctagtgtgtagtttttACTTCCTTGAAATTAAAACATGTGTCCATGGGTATGTGGACATCTGTCTGTGTTGTCAAGTCATCCTATACATTACAATTCTCTGTCATATCTTCTTCAGTGTGTCATTTAGAAATCAGATAGTTATTTTTCATGTGATTAGATATTTAGAGATGTGCTGTTGATGCTAGGAGAAATCTACCAGATAACATGTTTTCCACAGGTTTCAATTAATATTTAATCTTTCCTTCTAGCTCAGCCTAAGGTACATCTTTATCAATACTTTCTGTACTCTCAAGGAAGTACACCGTGAGAATGGAAGTAAATAGCACACATATATTGATAAAATCAGGAAAATTTTTCACAATTTCAGCTTTAGCTGAATTAGCTAGGGAGATCAAGATATTGCCAAAAAATTTTGAAAGATTCATTTTTGTAATTCTGTTCCTGTAGAAACACTTGCAAGACCAAACTATTCATTGATGCTCTCTAGTACAATGGaataggagggagaggaagagaagtggaCAGACACAACACTGTCCAAATGATTGTAAAGTGGAAATGCTATATTTGAATATCTCTAGTTTAAAATGGAGGCACACATAATGTTTAAAATTCAGCACTTGCTACTAAGGTGGTAAAAAATAGGTTGTGAATATTACTGTGGAAAATATATATGAGATAAAATGTGATCAAAAATAGAAGTAACTATGAAAATAATTGCCACTAGCATGTTAATAAATATTGTAGAATGTGTTCATACATAAACTTATGAGGGAACCTATGGAAATGATTAATGGAGGTGTCAGATCAACCTTCTATGTCAAACTATAGAGTATATTTTGCTGAAGAATTAGGGAGGAAATATAGTGAATTTGCCTAGGGGCCAAGGACAAATTATCTTAACGTGCATATACTATACTCATTGAGTGatggaggaggaaactggaaatgTTAAAAATGATAAGACCCCAGAAAATATGAGCCAGATGAAAACAATGGGAACATGAGTTAAAATGTTGGGGAAGCTAGAGTTAGAGGCTTAGAGGACCAGTTGGATAATGGAGGTAAGAAGAGGCAGAACATGATTCTTGGCTCACAGACCAGGACTCTACTCAGGATCTATCAAGTGCATAGACTACAGCTAAGATGATGGAAGTCAGGGAGATAGATCTGTGCTCCAAATATAAAGCTCCTTGAAACACTGGATAGCTGAGAGTGAACTTCTGTATAAGGACattgagagcacaaagaaacatCTGTAAACAATGGCAATGACTTCGGCTGTGGGTATGTTGACTTTGAAGTTACTGTGATTCATTGAGACAAAAAAGGCCACAAAAGTATGATGGATTATTAGGTCTAGAATTGAGAAATGTTCTCCTGGGTGATAGATTTGAAGTATGGTAGAGTCAGGACAGTTTCCATCACAGTAGAAGGCACATATTactaaaattcagaaaatacATAGCTATGTGGCCATGAGAAATGATACTATCAAGTTGAgatgtgtaatttaaaaaattgcttaaaatattataaaaggcTAAGTGCCAGGGAACCTAATAGGCTGGATATGAAAGAATGTACAAAActgatctcagtgagttcattAAAAATTGTCATCATATGGAGAACACGTGCTGTGGAGGTAAAGGGTACAGCTGTGTCACCAAGCGCTGTCCACAGAACACAAGGAAGTAAAGCATAGGCATGTCCTGAGTGAAGATACTTCATTAATTCCAAATGCTCAAGATGAGAGGAGCAGATGTCACTCTTGATTCAAAACAGTGGGATAGGGATTGTAAGTGGGGaagaaaaactaaatgaaatacCTGTGGCTTCTAATTGTGTGCTACAGACAACAAAAGACAAGAGGCTTCCATAAAGGATACACattcattctttccctttctaaCAGCAGGGAAATTTGAGATGCTCAAGGTTCTAAACCAGACTTTGCAGTGGTAAACTGTGATATTTTCTCAGCAACTGCCAGACACAGTTGTGAAACAGATATTCTCCATGATGATGTTGAGTCCCAACCAAACAGTAGTGACAGAGTTTGTACTGGAAGGGTTTTCAGAACATTCTAGTCTAAGACTTCTCTTGACAGGCTGCTTCCTGTCCCTCTACACAATGGCTCTAATGGGCAACATTGTGATCATTGCTTTGGTCACGTCCAGCACTGGGCTCCACAgtcccatgtactttttcctatGCAACCTAGCCACCATGGATATTGTGTGCACCTCCTCTGTGCTtcccaaggccctggttggtctaCTGTTTGAGGAAAACACCATCTCCTTCAATGGATGCATGGCccagctcttcttccttctgtggtCGTTGTCTtcagagctgctgctgctcacagtcatggcctatgaccgttatGTAGCCATCTGCTTTCCACTCCACTACAGCACTAGGATGAGCCCACAGATGTGTGGAGCACTGGCCATGGGTGTATGGTCCATCTGTGCTCTGAATGCATCTGTGCACACTGGTCTAATGACACGATTGTCATTCTGTGGCCCCAGGGTCATCACCCACTTCTTCTGTGAAATCCCCCcactcctcctgctctcctgtaGCCCCACATATGTGAATAGCATTATGACTCTTGTGGCAGATGCCTTTTATGGAGGCATAAACTTTGTGCTAACCCTGTTATCCTATGGctacatcattgccagcatcctGCGCATGCGTTCTGCTGAGGGCAAGAGGAAGGCTTTTTCTACCTGCTCATCCCACCTTATTGTGGTCTCTGTGTACTATTCATCTGTGTTCTGTGCCTATGTTAGTCCTGCTTCCAGCTACAGCCCTGAGAGAAGCAAAGTTACCTCAGTGCTGTACTCAATCCTCAGCCCAACCCTGAACCCCCTCATCTATACACTGAGGAACAAGGACGTCAAGCTCGCCCTGGCAAGACTCTTACCCTTGTTCCCCCAGTAAGTGGACATGTGCAGAATATTCTCCTGACCTGGACTCTTTCTAAACATGCTTTGTTGAGGGCAACCTCATGGAGTGGTGTGTCcctgttgctgtttttaaaaagcctttgtcTGATGCAAGGACTAGACAATTCCACTCACTGTaacatcaaaaaaaaattcttaaaagcaatttaaagaaaacactCACGTACCATTTCCTGATAAATACAAACCATTTCAAAAATAACTGAAGTTTATCTAAATGGAAGTTCCATGTTCCTGTACTGGAAGATTTTCAGTGAGTGTCAATGGTGattgtcacaaaacaaaagcatttcaTGCAGGGACTCTCTGTAAACTTAACAGGCGCTTGCTTCTGAGCTATGGCTAATAAATCTAAAATTCATGAGGACACTTGAGAGGCCAGCGTGGCCACAATGTCTTGGGAAAAACCAATGTCTTAGATTCTCATTTCACAGTTTCCTATGATCTCTGAAAATCAGATGGTATGGAGAAAGAGATAATCTACGAAGTAGAGATAAAGTTTGTTTCAAAATGAAGTCACATATGCCATACAGCATACTTATCACAATGAAAACAATCAAACTCGTGGGAAAGATTAATTATTTCCAACAAAGAGATTTGGGGAAATTGGATGGATGTCTACATGCAAAAGCTAAAGCTTTATtcacatgataaaaaaaaatagactgtaGACCACAATGCTAGGTTAAAACCTTCTTGGGCATGCAACATCATTTAATCACTTTGTTTCCTCTCCTGCAACCCTTCTCAGATcctacatacctacctacctacccactgaGTACTTGCACCTCTCCTTCTCTCTAGcaaacaaaatgcacaaaacccaaaccaataaGAAGAAacaataccaaaacaaaacaaaagcatgcacacacacagaaagctatGGTGATAATAAAGGATAATCGCTATGAAATACTGGCTTTGGCCTCTTCTGACTGTGTGCATTATTTGCTTCACCTCCAAGTCATGttttttgctgtttcttctggTATTCGTCTTTTTACTATAATTTACGCTATAAAGCAACTGACAGTCACCCAAACACAAGTATACAAATGGCcgcaaacacataaaaatatacatgcatacatctcATGTATGTCTCCTTATCGTGAGACATGCCTTATGTCATGTGAACATGACCTACGATGTGTAACACAATATAGAAGTGACCCTCCAGGATAAGCATTTCACAAAAAGACACCAGACACTGGTGTCAAAGTGAGAAATGTGACTAAGCAAGCTCCTGATGTGCCATTGTGTCTGGAAAAGGGATATTGTGCCAGTGTCTGGCTCTTGTCTCACCTCTCTGTATTTGTATCAGGGGACATTCTGTAGACATCAGTGGCTGTCAAGCTCAatctcctattttttttctttttctaatttattgtatatattctCTTTATATCACAATATCATAACCCTTCTCCTTTCCAGTAGcccctcacacagatcctccaTCCATTTCCCCCCTCACATTCTCCTCTGAGTATCATCCCCACCCCAAGGCCCCCACACATGGAgtggatatatacatatttttaatcacTGGGTAGAATTTCATTGTGaagttgggaatagttctacctcacgATCACgttgtaccactcctgggcatatatccaaaaggtgCTTCACCATCCCACAGGACTAGGTACATTACACACCCTACCTCCTACTCCCGAGATCAGACAAGGTGGTTCAATTAGGGCAACAGGAGCCACAGGTGGGTAGTTGAatcccactccagttgttgggggacccacatgaagaccaagctgcacatctctTACATAcatgtggtggggtgggaggggttggttggtggttaagaCTCTGGGAGCCCCCAACTGTGTAGGTTACTTGATTCtgtagtcttcctgtggagtccccgTCCTCTTTCAGTCGATCAGTTTTcacccaactcttccacaagactccctgagctccatcaaatgtctggctatgggtctctacATTTGTTTCCATTgtctgttgggtggagcctctcagaggacaattatgaggtccttgatccacttggacttaagctttgtacagggggataagaatggtttgatttgcattcttctacatgctgacttccagttgaaccagcatcatttgttgattATGCTTTTTTTAATCAGATGGTTTTAACTACTTTGCCaaaaatcaactgaccataggtgtatggattcatttctgggactttgattctattccattgatctacctgcctgtctcggtaccaataccatacagtttttatcactattgctctgtaatacagcttgaggtcagggatggtgatttcccccagaagttcttttattgttgaagaaagttttcattatcctgggtttttttgttattccaaatgaatttgcaaattgctctatctaACCCTATGAAGAACTGActagaaattttgatggggattgcattgattctatAGATTTCTTGTGGcaaaatggccgtttttactatattaaacctgccagtccatgagcatgggagatcttccttatttctgaaataatcttctatttctttgttcagagatttgaagttcttatcatagagaTCTTTAAAGTGCTTCATTacagtcacaccgaggtattttatattatttgtgactattgtgaagggtgtcatttccctaacattttctcagcctgtttgtactttgagtagaagaaggctactgatttgtttgagttaattttatacagagccaatttcctgaagttgtttGACAGGCTTAATtgtcctctggtggaacttttggggtcatttaagtatactatgatatcaactgcaaatagtgatattttgacttcttccttcccaatttgcatcttttgacctcattttgtagtctgattgctctggctaggacatcaagtactacattgaataagtaggaagagagtggacagtcttgtctagtccctgattttactgggattgcttcaagtttcactccatttagtttgctgtcgactactggtttgcagtatattggttttactatgtttaggtatgggccttgaattcctgatctttccaaaaattttaagatgaagggatattgaattatgtcaaatgctttatcagcatctaatgagatgattatgtgggattttttcctttgagtttgtttacacagtgggTTACATTGacgtattttcttttttttttaattttttccctgcCATCTTTACtaaaatgagtatttcttatttacatttcaaatgttattccctctcccaatttccaggccaacatcccccctagcTCTACCCCTCCCCTTGTATGtggctgctcccctcccca
Encoded proteins:
- the LOC116894376 gene encoding olfactory receptor 13A1-like: MMMLSPNQTVVTEFVLEGFSEHSSLRLLLTGCFLSLYTMALMGNIVIIALVTSSTGLHSPMYFFLCNLATMDIVCTSSVLPKALVGLLFEENTISFNGCMAQLFFLLWSLSSELLLLTVMAYDRYVAICFPLHYSTRMSPQMCGALAMGVWSICALNASVHTGLMTRLSFCGPRVITHFFCEIPPLLLLSCSPTYVNSIMTLVADAFYGGINFVLTLLSYGYIIASILRMRSAEGKRKAFSTCSSHLIVVSVYYSSVFCAYVSPASSYSPERSKVTSVLYSILSPTLNPLIYTLRNKDVKLALARLLPLFPQ